Proteins from a single region of Vulgatibacter sp.:
- a CDS encoding ATP-binding protein — protein MLATGTAAQDPFVGRAVELRRLRAWRTSGGRLLTLRGPAGIGKSRLAWEFAREWTGHALVCELSDAADPDALVRRLARLLDVQATRLPDSEVEAALLDALRRQEPSLLVLDNLEPMGPTLGVLVARWLEAAPQLAFLATAGEALRVEGEQVLELAPLSVADEAVELLRLRAAAAGADLRDADAATIRAIAVSLDGLPLALELAAAQLPHLPAERLLEQLPARLELLVRTPGATHFSRHHTLREAIEASWRFLSPAQRSALAQLSVFRGGFESEAAAAVVVLDGADPLETVRSLYERSLLHLRQLGGGQPRYGLDESVRTFAARQLDPAERSAVERRHAAWYLARAEAWARALTEFADLQAGAALERAQENLLEIHRRAVGRSAAPTEAAADALRAAVLLAPLFLLRHHASALVALLDGALAAASPSRTDPALRAAALLARGKARLHGGRPASAHADLVEAAGLARGVRDATLEARALLELGRLHREQGRDDESRRVTDRAIELLREAGNDAWLGRALGSRGHVAHARGELEEALGWYEQAEAAHLRCGDRHGGAVMRGTMGNVLFDQGRSDEALEALGTALETFHAIGDDHNEAALLDSMGAIRQEAGDFDRSCAEYGRALALVRRTGSQHLAGLILAGLGGAHLEAGRLEEARQRLEEGASTFRALGDARNLALTLLPLGLLRASDGELAEAEAQIDRAEQLLKEVDDPVHLAAVAAARGTVSANRAAELRGAPERAGGYLEEALRLQATAKAGGAGAFEEGRLLLRLLERAIAAGSTP, from the coding sequence ATGTTGGCTACGGGGACCGCCGCGCAGGATCCCTTCGTCGGGAGAGCCGTGGAGCTGCGCCGCCTGCGGGCCTGGCGCACGTCGGGCGGCAGGCTGCTCACGCTCCGGGGACCTGCGGGGATCGGCAAGTCGCGCCTCGCCTGGGAGTTCGCCCGGGAGTGGACGGGGCATGCCCTCGTCTGCGAGCTCAGCGACGCCGCCGATCCCGACGCCCTGGTGCGGCGCCTCGCGCGCCTGCTCGACGTGCAGGCGACGCGCCTCCCCGACTCCGAGGTGGAGGCGGCGCTCCTCGACGCCCTCCGCAGGCAGGAGCCTTCGCTCCTCGTCCTCGACAACCTCGAGCCGATGGGCCCGACGCTCGGCGTGCTGGTGGCCCGCTGGCTCGAGGCGGCGCCGCAGCTCGCCTTCCTCGCCACCGCCGGCGAGGCGCTCCGGGTCGAGGGAGAGCAGGTCCTCGAGCTGGCGCCGCTCTCCGTCGCCGACGAGGCGGTGGAGCTCCTCCGGCTCCGGGCCGCAGCTGCAGGCGCCGACCTCCGGGACGCGGACGCAGCGACGATCCGCGCCATCGCCGTCTCCCTCGACGGCCTGCCGCTGGCGCTCGAGCTCGCTGCGGCGCAGCTCCCCCACCTGCCGGCGGAGCGGCTCCTCGAGCAGCTGCCGGCGCGGTTGGAGCTCCTGGTGCGGACCCCCGGCGCCACCCATTTCTCGCGGCACCACACCTTGCGGGAGGCGATCGAGGCCTCCTGGCGCTTCCTCTCGCCGGCGCAGCGCAGCGCCCTGGCGCAGCTCTCGGTCTTCCGCGGCGGCTTCGAGTCCGAGGCTGCTGCGGCGGTGGTGGTTCTCGACGGGGCCGATCCGCTGGAGACGGTGCGCTCGCTCTACGAGCGCTCCCTCCTCCACCTGCGGCAGCTCGGCGGCGGGCAGCCGCGCTACGGCCTCGACGAGTCGGTGCGGACCTTCGCCGCCAGGCAGCTCGATCCCGCGGAACGTTCCGCCGTGGAGCGGCGCCACGCCGCCTGGTACCTGGCGCGGGCAGAGGCCTGGGCCCGCGCCCTCACCGAATTTGCCGACCTCCAGGCAGGCGCCGCCCTCGAGCGCGCGCAGGAGAACCTCCTCGAGATCCACCGCCGGGCCGTCGGCAGGTCGGCGGCGCCCACCGAGGCTGCAGCAGACGCCTTGCGGGCTGCGGTCCTCCTCGCGCCCCTCTTCCTCCTCCGCCACCACGCGAGCGCGCTGGTCGCCCTGCTCGACGGGGCGCTCGCAGCTGCGTCGCCGTCACGGACCGATCCCGCCCTGCGGGCCGCCGCCCTCCTCGCCCGTGGCAAGGCCCGGCTCCACGGCGGCAGGCCCGCGAGCGCCCATGCCGATCTGGTGGAGGCAGCGGGCCTCGCCCGCGGCGTCCGGGACGCCACGCTCGAAGCGCGTGCGCTCCTCGAGCTCGGGAGGCTCCACCGGGAGCAGGGCCGCGACGACGAGAGCCGCCGGGTGACCGACAGGGCGATCGAGCTGCTCCGCGAGGCGGGCAACGACGCGTGGCTGGGCCGGGCCCTGGGCAGCAGGGGCCACGTCGCCCACGCCCGCGGCGAGCTCGAAGAGGCGCTGGGCTGGTACGAGCAGGCCGAGGCGGCGCACCTGCGCTGCGGCGATCGCCATGGCGGCGCGGTGATGCGCGGCACCATGGGCAACGTGCTCTTCGACCAGGGCCGCAGCGACGAGGCGCTGGAGGCGCTTGGTACGGCCCTCGAGACCTTCCACGCGATCGGCGACGATCACAACGAAGCGGCGCTGCTCGACAGCATGGGCGCGATCCGCCAGGAGGCCGGCGACTTCGACCGCTCCTGCGCCGAATACGGGCGCGCCCTGGCCCTGGTGCGCCGCACCGGCAGCCAGCACCTCGCCGGGCTGATCCTCGCGGGGCTCGGCGGCGCGCACCTCGAGGCTGGCAGGCTCGAGGAGGCGCGCCAGCGGCTCGAGGAGGGGGCGTCCACCTTCCGTGCCCTGGGCGACGCCCGCAACCTCGCCCTCACCCTGCTTCCCCTCGGCCTGCTCCGCGCGTCGGACGGCGAGCTGGCGGAAGCGGAGGCGCAGATCGATCGAGCGGAGCAGCTGCTCAAGGAGGTGGACGATCCCGTCCACCTCGCTGCGGTCGCCGCCGCCCGTGGCACGGTGAGCGCCAACCGCGCCGCGGAGCTGCGGGGCGCGCCGGAGAGGGCCGGCGGCTACCTGGAGGAGGCGCTGCGCCTCCAGGCTACGGCGAAGGCGGGCGGGGCAGGTGCCTTCGAGGAGGGGCGGCTGCTGCTGCGGCTCCTCGAGCGGGCGATCGCCGCGGGCAGCACGCCGTGA
- a CDS encoding DUF72 domain-containing protein — protein sequence MSPRRKQPPQLSLFGASEPPPQPLAPAALATAAMAARLPATLRLGTSSWTFPGWQGLVWADRLSEARLGSEGLSIYGSHPLLRTVGIDRTFYAPVQADVFAGYAAQVPAEFRFLVKAHEACTLARFPRHARYGAQRGEANDRFLDPAWATDVVVAPAVEGLGAKLGPILFQLPPQAPSSLGAFAERLHGFLAALPKGPLYAVELRNGALLTPPYLAALADVGAVHCLNVHAGMVPLAEQLRRFDPLRGPAVVVRWMLRDGLDYEGAVARYRPFSALVDEDPANRELIAQLALDAALRGLPTFVIINNKAEGSAPLSAAALAARIAALGGPLYSGGQR from the coding sequence GTGAGCCCGCGGCGCAAGCAGCCGCCGCAGCTCTCCCTCTTCGGCGCGAGCGAGCCGCCGCCGCAGCCGCTTGCACCTGCAGCCCTGGCCACCGCCGCGATGGCGGCGCGCCTGCCGGCGACGCTCCGCCTCGGCACCTCCTCCTGGACCTTCCCCGGCTGGCAGGGGCTCGTCTGGGCGGACCGCCTCTCCGAGGCCCGCCTCGGCAGCGAGGGGCTCTCGATCTACGGCAGCCATCCGCTCCTGCGCACGGTGGGGATCGATCGGACCTTCTACGCGCCGGTGCAGGCCGACGTCTTCGCCGGCTACGCCGCGCAGGTCCCCGCCGAGTTTCGCTTCCTCGTGAAGGCCCACGAGGCCTGCACCCTCGCGCGTTTTCCGAGGCACGCCCGCTACGGCGCGCAGCGGGGCGAGGCCAACGATCGCTTCCTCGATCCGGCGTGGGCAACCGACGTGGTGGTCGCCCCTGCGGTGGAAGGACTCGGCGCGAAGCTGGGGCCGATCCTCTTCCAGCTGCCGCCGCAGGCGCCTTCTTCGCTCGGCGCCTTCGCCGAGCGGCTCCACGGCTTCCTCGCCGCGCTGCCGAAGGGGCCGCTCTACGCGGTGGAGCTCCGCAACGGCGCGCTCCTCACGCCCCCCTACCTCGCGGCCCTCGCCGACGTGGGCGCGGTCCATTGCCTCAACGTCCACGCGGGCATGGTGCCGCTGGCGGAGCAGCTCCGCCGCTTCGATCCCCTGCGCGGGCCCGCGGTGGTGGTGCGTTGGATGCTGCGCGACGGCCTCGACTACGAGGGGGCGGTGGCGCGCTACCGCCCCTTCTCGGCGCTGGTGGACGAGGATCCGGCGAACCGTGAGCTGATCGCGCAGCTCGCCCTCGACGCGGCGCTGCGGGGCCTTCCCACCTTCGTGATCATCAACAACAAGGCCGAAGGCTCGGCGCCCCTCTCGGCAGCTGCGCTCGCCGCCCGGATCGCCGCGCTGGGCGGACCGCTCTACAGCGGCGGCCAGCGGTAG
- the moaA gene encoding GTP 3',8-cyclase MoaA yields the protein MKVTAPQPLVPLRHAANDRRGRPLRDLRISVTDRCNFRCPYCMPAEAFGPGHRFLGGEELLSFDEIEAIARAAVALGVEKIRLTGGEPLLRPGIEELVERIAGIPGVRDLALTTNGSRLAPRAAALARAGLRRVTVSLDALDDETFARMSGVGARVAPVLEGIAAARAAGLGPVKVNMVVRRGVNDHAIEAMARHFHGTGDVLRFIEYMDVGSCNRWNRDEVVSGEAIVRKVHAVLPLEPLDPAAPGEVARRYRYRDGGGEIGVITSVTRPFCGGCVRARLAADGTLYTCLFATDGHDLRRPLREGAGAEALLERLRTIWSGRDDRYSELRELLPVVSGKVEMSRVGG from the coding sequence GTGAAGGTCACCGCGCCGCAGCCCCTCGTCCCGCTCCGCCACGCCGCCAACGATCGGCGCGGCCGCCCCTTGCGCGACCTGCGGATCTCGGTGACCGACCGGTGCAACTTCCGCTGCCCCTATTGCATGCCGGCGGAGGCCTTCGGCCCCGGGCACCGCTTCCTCGGGGGCGAGGAGCTCCTCTCCTTCGACGAGATCGAGGCGATCGCCCGGGCGGCGGTGGCCCTTGGTGTGGAGAAGATCCGCCTCACCGGCGGCGAGCCGCTCCTTCGTCCCGGGATCGAGGAGCTGGTGGAGCGGATCGCCGGGATCCCCGGGGTCCGGGACCTGGCGCTCACCACGAACGGCAGCCGCCTCGCCCCCCGCGCCGCGGCGCTGGCCCGAGCGGGTCTGCGCCGGGTGACGGTGAGCCTCGATGCCCTCGACGACGAGACCTTCGCGCGGATGAGCGGCGTCGGCGCCAGGGTGGCGCCGGTGCTGGAGGGGATCGCCGCGGCACGGGCGGCGGGCCTCGGTCCGGTGAAGGTCAACATGGTGGTGCGCCGCGGCGTGAACGACCACGCGATCGAGGCGATGGCCCGGCACTTCCACGGCACGGGGGACGTGCTCCGCTTCATCGAATACATGGACGTGGGCTCGTGCAACCGCTGGAACCGGGACGAGGTGGTCAGTGGCGAAGCGATCGTCCGCAAGGTGCACGCGGTGCTGCCCCTGGAGCCCCTCGACCCGGCGGCGCCGGGCGAGGTGGCGCGGCGTTACCGCTACCGCGACGGCGGGGGCGAGATCGGCGTGATCACCTCGGTGACCCGGCCCTTCTGCGGCGGCTGCGTCCGCGCCCGCCTCGCTGCGGACGGCACGCTCTACACCTGCCTCTTCGCCACCGACGGGCACGACCTGCGCCGGCCGCTGCGCGAGGGCGCCGGGGCCGAGGCGCTCCTCGAGCGGCTGCGCACGATCTGGAGCGGGCGCGACGATCGCTACTCGGAATTGCGGGAGCTCCTACCGGTGGTGAGCGGCAAGGTCGAGATGTCGCGGGTGGGCGGCTAG
- a CDS encoding FG-GAP repeat domain-containing protein, whose amino-acid sequence MTKVALLAALLAAAACGDSTERARQVGAGGSGGSGGGSAGSGGTGGGGAGGEEAPQTWDDAEIHHRWTREGFGLAWSLAAFDYDGDGNDEYLLGGRGAAVIDPADPGAHPKWSLDWEEGTEWEMAYNFGVFDGNGDGTDDVLVVSTNKDAYLVDGQTGERIWYQPEISEFLPARMAIVDGDDDGVPDFFVVGQSTVRSGATGEVLYDLGLPVIVADAEPAELDGLPGIDLIVGVEADAPIDGPPVEGMVQVFGYAGDQKIWEFATTGQVGTVAAADVDGDGIHEGVAGTNQGWIYVIGSDGQAVWSEDIGHGAILRTAAGDADGDGRDEVFVAFMAYADATPTRIIAYDDDGSRMWEYSVAPIWVDGFSLEQLDDDPELELLFTCGNEVRGVYSGFAAALNTSPTAIREQWKVDFGLMVFGFTMLERDGEKQIAFYADDARVRAVEAATGATAWLNYVGDMVTAMGAGDATGDGITDVVRGDMRGNVHLVDGKDGTGIWSRRLQSVRGAITMAAAMGDIDADGVADIVTGGYRMADEKSGVLELYSNRGALLWSRLYNGSITTAEIADLDGDGVPEILAVEDAGTCVVHALTPAGEILWSSSINTCGAGNYLSIADVDGDDVPEIAYAAPPMLEPPDIALLDADGTVRWNKEIIDTQWVQAVPGGVLTGGGAVQFGGYTGLYSMDDGSLVWEHRIEPIPDPEYPEHDPLGNPVFWGMAVPDQNGDGVFEVVASGLRNDMHLIDGVNGADIWTKWLESKDIGWNLRPAGGPVIYVPHTEIAPAFIATAQWSEFHVGTTIRGLSLDDGEVLFETRMQGHSNSGVAATFEDGNQGAVFNGLSSIYAIEAKPKAE is encoded by the coding sequence CCGAGATCCACCACCGCTGGACCCGCGAAGGTTTCGGTCTGGCGTGGTCGCTGGCCGCGTTCGACTACGACGGCGACGGCAACGACGAATACCTCCTCGGCGGCAGAGGCGCCGCCGTCATCGATCCCGCCGACCCGGGCGCCCATCCGAAGTGGTCCCTCGACTGGGAAGAGGGCACCGAGTGGGAGATGGCCTACAACTTCGGAGTCTTCGACGGCAACGGCGACGGCACCGACGACGTGCTGGTGGTGAGCACCAACAAGGACGCCTACCTCGTCGACGGGCAGACCGGCGAGCGGATCTGGTACCAGCCGGAGATCTCCGAGTTCCTACCGGCCCGGATGGCCATCGTCGACGGAGACGACGACGGCGTGCCCGACTTCTTCGTGGTGGGCCAGAGCACCGTGCGCTCCGGCGCCACCGGCGAGGTGCTCTACGACCTCGGCCTGCCGGTCATCGTCGCCGATGCGGAGCCCGCCGAGCTCGACGGGTTGCCCGGCATCGACCTCATCGTCGGCGTGGAGGCCGATGCGCCGATCGACGGCCCGCCGGTCGAGGGAATGGTGCAGGTCTTCGGCTACGCCGGGGACCAGAAGATCTGGGAGTTCGCCACCACCGGCCAGGTTGGCACCGTCGCCGCTGCCGACGTGGACGGCGACGGGATCCACGAGGGCGTGGCCGGCACCAACCAGGGCTGGATCTACGTCATCGGCAGCGACGGCCAGGCGGTCTGGAGCGAGGACATCGGTCACGGCGCGATCCTCCGCACCGCAGCAGGCGATGCAGACGGCGACGGCCGCGACGAGGTCTTCGTCGCCTTCATGGCCTATGCGGACGCCACCCCCACCCGGATCATCGCCTACGACGACGACGGCTCCCGGATGTGGGAGTACTCGGTCGCGCCGATCTGGGTCGACGGCTTCTCCCTCGAGCAGCTCGACGACGATCCCGAGCTCGAGCTCCTCTTCACCTGCGGCAACGAGGTCCGGGGCGTCTACAGCGGCTTCGCCGCAGCGCTCAACACCTCGCCCACCGCCATCCGAGAGCAGTGGAAGGTCGACTTCGGCCTGATGGTCTTCGGCTTCACCATGCTGGAGCGCGACGGCGAGAAGCAGATCGCCTTCTACGCCGACGACGCCCGCGTCCGCGCGGTCGAGGCCGCGACCGGCGCCACCGCGTGGCTCAACTACGTCGGCGACATGGTCACCGCGATGGGCGCAGGCGATGCCACCGGCGACGGCATCACCGACGTGGTGCGCGGCGACATGCGCGGCAACGTCCACCTCGTCGACGGCAAGGATGGCACCGGCATCTGGTCGCGCCGCCTCCAGAGCGTGCGCGGCGCCATCACCATGGCGGCGGCGATGGGCGACATCGATGCGGACGGCGTCGCGGACATCGTCACCGGCGGCTACCGCATGGCGGACGAGAAGAGCGGCGTGCTCGAGCTCTACTCGAACCGTGGCGCGCTGCTCTGGTCGCGGCTCTACAACGGCTCGATCACCACCGCCGAGATCGCCGACCTCGACGGCGACGGCGTTCCCGAGATTCTCGCGGTGGAGGATGCAGGCACCTGCGTGGTGCACGCGCTCACGCCCGCAGGCGAGATCCTCTGGAGCTCCTCGATCAACACCTGCGGCGCCGGCAACTACCTGAGCATCGCCGACGTCGACGGTGACGACGTGCCCGAGATCGCCTACGCCGCCCCGCCCATGCTCGAGCCCCCGGACATCGCCCTCCTCGATGCGGACGGCACCGTGCGCTGGAACAAGGAGATCATCGACACCCAGTGGGTGCAGGCGGTGCCGGGTGGCGTTCTCACCGGTGGCGGCGCCGTGCAGTTCGGCGGTTACACGGGGCTCTACTCGATGGACGACGGCTCGCTGGTCTGGGAGCACCGGATCGAGCCGATCCCCGACCCCGAGTACCCGGAGCACGATCCCCTCGGCAACCCCGTCTTCTGGGGCATGGCGGTCCCGGACCAGAACGGCGACGGCGTCTTCGAGGTCGTGGCCTCGGGCCTGCGCAACGACATGCACCTGATCGACGGTGTGAACGGCGCGGACATCTGGACGAAGTGGCTCGAGTCGAAGGACATCGGCTGGAACCTGCGCCCCGCCGGCGGCCCGGTGATCTACGTGCCGCACACCGAGATCGCGCCCGCCTTCATCGCGACCGCGCAGTGGAGCGAGTTCCACGTTGGCACCACGATCCGCGGCCTCTCCCTGGACGACGGTGAGGTGCTCTTCGAGACGAGGATGCAGGGCCACTCCAACTCCGGCGTCGCGGCCACCTTCGAGGACGGCAACCAGGGCGCCGTCTTCAACGGCCTCTCCAGCATCTACGCCATCGAGGCGAAGCCGAAGGCCGAGTAG